A region from the Etheostoma spectabile isolate EspeVRDwgs_2016 chromosome 9, UIUC_Espe_1.0, whole genome shotgun sequence genome encodes:
- the pigx gene encoding phosphatidylinositol-glycan biosynthesis class X protein — translation MYFVLFCALACLSTCHCHLNAKDGKNENHCGLLKQWLKSSLVSVEIIKKGFHREVVTTVELSPDVLSGVRVLLVHRWPRGVFVDPYQLASVSNQSDWQILLDSAIDLEVPAHKTVGFVTYVYPSPDGQTPRSLKVTIPIHGRYHEPSFVGETFTSVDIEPPELLLWTEKCTQLNNKEPHTAVDAPCTPDNSSTCSWVKLQHQQERGPMGVQFPVGDGSLVTPVCGGTLLVTMLCCVALSKHMWKHRIIKL, via the exons ACGggaagaatgagaaccactgtgGACTTCTAAAGCAATGGCTTAAATCCTCGCTAGTTTCAGTGGAGATCATCAAGAAGGGTTTTCACAG ggagGTGGTAACCACTGTTGAGCTTAGTCCTGATGTGCTCAGTGGGGTCAGAGTTCTGCTGGTCCATAGATGGCCCAGAGGGGTCTTTGTTGATCCGTACCAACTTGCATCTGTGAGTAATCAAAGTGATTGGCAG ATATTACTAGATTCAGCCATTGACCTAGAGGTGCCTGCTCACAAGACTGTGGGATTTGTCACCTACGTGTATCCCAGCCCTGATGGACAGACTCCCAGATCGCTGAAAGTAACAATTCCCATACACGGTCGCTACCACGAGCCTTCTTTTGTTGGGGAGACGTTTACATCTGTCGACATAGAACCTCcagagctgctgctgtggactgaaaaat gTACGCAGCTCAACAACAAAGAGCCTCACACTGCCGTGGACGCCCCCTGTACCCCCGACAATTCGAGCACATGTTCGTGGGTCAAACTCCAGCATCAGCAG GAGCGAGGCCCGATGGGTGTCCAGTTTCCAGTGGGTGACGGGTCTTTGGTGACGCCTGTGTGCGGTGGGACTCTTTTAGTCACAATGCTCTGCTGTGTGGCACTGTCCAAACACATGTGGAAACATCGTATCATCAAACTGTGA